The following proteins are co-located in the Rippkaea orientalis PCC 8801 genome:
- a CDS encoding alkaline phosphatase: MFPKNVTFFQSSLALSSVATGLLISVVTPVEAASITNTKNVIIMIGDGMGWEMARAAAIAKQIDAGATGDTLADFYTSGVGTGLSFQTLENYGLVTTYGTTIAPGNGVFSTGNSALDNSNPATGESNLRPGFTFDPTFNPGTTASGGAINPSSNAVGNLVGYDPVRGGVTPWDASYYGGPVSPGFDPEYIKYSYPDSANTATTLYTGVKSYNNAIGVDIFEEALQSTLALSAEKGKSTGIVSSVPVDHATPGAAAANVNRRNKYDDEFPNLDNILQQELRIYQPTVILGGGHPLSNGSLPSGVEPPQDFTFITASTYQELSENPTDNIYGYTFLERGPDAAATLAATAASLDPNEGDRLLGLYGARGQNGNLPVSSADGDYSTTGYNMFSLFPTGTPDWERPLLPGETDAEFIAREIDENPTLQQLTEAALDVLEDDPDGFWLMVEAGDIDWSAHDNNMDNLIGTMFDFDKTVQSVIDWIENNGGWEENLLIVTADHDHYLTLNDNFPELYRNAGGEGLTLPAPDPADAGHFWGSDPNVKYGWGSHTNRPVPVYFQGNGSEYLLNAVGTGYSAYGQPVPGIPGLVDQVHIAQTQQAALATVPEPASILGLIGFGIAGGLLTRRKSID, from the coding sequence ATGTTCCCTAAAAACGTAACATTTTTTCAGTCTTCCCTTGCACTATCAAGCGTTGCAACTGGACTATTAATATCTGTTGTAACTCCTGTCGAAGCAGCTTCCATTACCAACACCAAAAACGTCATTATTATGATCGGGGATGGAATGGGATGGGAAATGGCCAGAGCAGCAGCCATTGCCAAACAAATCGACGCAGGAGCAACAGGAGACACCCTCGCTGATTTTTATACCTCTGGTGTCGGAACAGGACTAAGCTTTCAAACCCTAGAAAATTACGGTCTAGTAACCACCTACGGAACCACCATTGCCCCTGGAAACGGGGTATTTAGTACCGGTAACTCTGCCTTAGACAATTCTAATCCCGCCACAGGAGAAAGCAACCTACGGCCTGGTTTTACCTTTGATCCTACCTTTAACCCAGGAACAACTGCATCAGGAGGCGCAATCAACCCTAGTAGTAACGCTGTGGGTAACTTAGTCGGTTATGATCCCGTTCGAGGAGGTGTAACTCCTTGGGATGCTTCCTATTACGGAGGTCCAGTCTCTCCTGGTTTCGATCCAGAATACATTAAATATAGCTATCCCGATTCGGCTAATACCGCCACAACCCTTTATACAGGGGTTAAAAGCTACAATAACGCCATTGGGGTCGATATCTTTGAAGAAGCCCTTCAATCAACCCTAGCCCTTTCAGCAGAAAAAGGCAAATCAACGGGGATCGTCAGTTCGGTTCCAGTCGATCATGCGACTCCTGGTGCAGCCGCAGCCAATGTCAATCGTCGTAACAAATATGACGATGAATTTCCTAATTTAGACAATATTTTGCAACAGGAATTACGGATTTATCAGCCAACGGTGATACTAGGGGGAGGTCATCCCTTAAGCAATGGCAGCTTACCCAGTGGAGTTGAACCTCCCCAGGATTTTACGTTTATTACTGCAAGTACCTATCAGGAACTCAGTGAGAATCCCACTGATAATATCTACGGTTACACCTTTTTAGAGCGCGGCCCCGATGCAGCCGCTACCCTAGCAGCGACAGCAGCCTCCCTTGATCCCAATGAAGGCGATCGCCTCTTGGGACTCTACGGTGCACGCGGACAAAATGGTAATTTACCGGTGAGTTCCGCCGATGGGGACTACAGTACCACGGGATACAATATGTTTAGTCTCTTTCCCACAGGTACACCTGACTGGGAAAGACCCCTCTTACCAGGGGAAACCGATGCGGAATTTATTGCCAGAGAAATCGATGAAAACCCCACCCTACAACAGTTAACCGAAGCAGCCTTAGATGTCTTAGAAGACGACCCCGATGGGTTCTGGTTAATGGTTGAAGCCGGGGACATCGACTGGTCTGCCCATGATAATAATATGGACAATCTCATTGGTACGATGTTTGACTTCGATAAAACGGTTCAATCGGTGATTGATTGGATTGAAAATAACGGCGGTTGGGAAGAAAACCTGCTAATTGTCACGGCTGACCACGATCACTATTTAACCCTTAATGATAACTTCCCTGAACTCTATCGTAATGCAGGGGGAGAAGGGCTAACCCTTCCTGCACCCGATCCGGCTGATGCGGGTCATTTTTGGGGTTCCGATCCCAATGTTAAATACGGTTGGGGAAGCCATACCAATCGTCCAGTTCCGGTGTATTTCCAAGGAAACGGCTCAGAATATCTGCTTAATGCCGTTGGTACAGGCTATTCTGCCTATGGGCAACCCGTTCCTGGTATCCCCGGATTGGTTGATCAAGTTCATATTGCCCAAACTCAACAAGCAGCCCTAGCAACGGTTCCAGAACCTGCCTCAATTTTGGGGTTAATTGGTTTTGGTATTGCCGGAGGATTGTTAACTCGCCGTAAATCTATTGATTAG
- a CDS encoding cytochrome b/b6 domain-containing protein: protein MLQPYQPLLLRLVHGLTSLFLILAMISAYWTYDVYDGRWGQIPLPKFEEIEGIHGTFGLWTLLIFPTLVFYAFHQGKKRLIQPKTLSHLTQTAQKGWWYHLHRLINTLMLFSLTFAVFTGKMMDEKWLPNGELQHFWYSAHLLSWLIMFLSLGGHLLISAKMGGLSFLVSMIHWSYQPQDSPLNWKNHLINYGQKFNVSQITNWWNQSFWIKWLEVGIWSSLIAAWLISSLK from the coding sequence GTGCTTCAGCCTTATCAACCACTGTTATTACGTCTAGTGCATGGGTTAACCTCATTGTTTCTCATCCTAGCCATGATCTCAGCCTACTGGACCTATGATGTTTATGATGGACGGTGGGGACAAATTCCTTTACCTAAATTTGAAGAAATTGAAGGGATTCACGGAACCTTTGGGCTCTGGACATTACTGATTTTTCCCACCCTAGTCTTTTATGCTTTTCATCAAGGGAAAAAACGATTAATTCAACCAAAGACTCTCTCTCATTTGACTCAAACCGCCCAAAAAGGTTGGTGGTATCATCTCCATCGATTAATTAATACTTTGATGCTTTTTTCTCTAACATTTGCCGTCTTTACAGGTAAAATGATGGACGAAAAATGGCTGCCTAATGGAGAATTACAGCATTTTTGGTATTCGGCTCATTTATTGTCATGGCTAATTATGTTCCTGAGTTTAGGGGGACATTTATTAATCAGTGCGAAAATGGGCGGACTGTCTTTTTTAGTTTCCATGATTCACTGGTCTTATCAACCTCAAGATAGTCCTTTAAACTGGAAAAATCATCTGATAAACTACGGTCAAAAGTTTAACGTCTCTCAAATTACCAATTGGTGGAATCAATCTTTCTGGATTAAATGGTTAGAAGTTGGTATTTGGAGCAGTTTAATTGCTGCTTGGCTCATTTCTTCATTAAAATAG
- a CDS encoding aspartate aminotransferase family protein, with product MSYPTLLDTPIQAFDRTEFDTYVMNTYGRFPIAIEKGQGCRLWDTEGREYLDFVAGIATCTLGHAHPALIETVQQQIQKLHHVSNLYYIPEQGALAKWIVDHSCADRVFFCNSGAEANEAAIKLVRKYAHTVLDFLEKPVILTAKASFHGRTLATITATGQPKYQQDFEPLMPGFVYVPYNDIKAVENAIADLDEGNSRVAAIMLEPLQGEGGVRPGDLDYFLRLRKICDENSILLVFDEVQVGVGRSGKLWGYENLGVEPDIFTSAKGLAGGIPIGAMMCKKFCDVFTPGTHASTFGGNPFASAAALTVLQTIEKENILQNVQARGEQLRTRLRAIVSQYPNLFTEVRGWGLINGLELQENIQLTSPDIVKAAMEEGLLLAPAGPKVLRFVPPLIVSENEVEEAVDILGKVIANINQ from the coding sequence GTGAGCTATCCCACTTTACTTGACACCCCAATTCAGGCCTTTGATCGCACTGAGTTTGATACCTATGTAATGAATACCTACGGGCGTTTTCCCATCGCCATCGAAAAGGGGCAAGGGTGTCGTCTTTGGGATACGGAAGGACGGGAATATCTTGATTTTGTGGCAGGAATTGCCACTTGTACCCTTGGCCACGCCCATCCTGCCCTGATTGAAACCGTACAGCAGCAAATTCAAAAATTACACCACGTTTCCAATCTTTACTATATTCCCGAACAAGGAGCCCTCGCTAAATGGATTGTAGACCATTCCTGCGCCGATCGCGTGTTTTTCTGCAATTCGGGGGCAGAAGCCAATGAAGCCGCCATTAAATTAGTACGAAAATATGCCCATACTGTCCTAGATTTCCTAGAAAAACCCGTTATTTTAACCGCTAAAGCCAGTTTTCACGGACGTACCCTAGCGACGATTACCGCCACAGGACAACCGAAATACCAGCAAGACTTTGAACCCTTGATGCCAGGGTTTGTCTACGTTCCCTACAACGATATCAAAGCCGTAGAAAATGCGATCGCAGACCTAGACGAAGGCAACAGTCGAGTGGCTGCCATCATGTTAGAACCCCTGCAAGGAGAAGGAGGAGTCCGACCAGGAGACTTAGACTATTTTCTGCGCTTACGCAAAATTTGCGACGAAAATAGCATTTTATTGGTCTTTGATGAAGTGCAAGTCGGAGTCGGACGTTCCGGCAAACTGTGGGGATACGAAAATTTAGGTGTTGAACCCGATATCTTCACCAGCGCGAAGGGACTCGCCGGAGGTATCCCTATCGGTGCGATGATGTGTAAGAAGTTCTGTGATGTCTTCACCCCCGGAACCCACGCGAGTACCTTTGGTGGCAACCCCTTTGCCTCTGCGGCAGCGTTAACGGTGTTACAAACTATCGAAAAGGAAAATATTCTGCAAAACGTCCAGGCCAGAGGTGAACAGTTACGCACTCGTTTACGGGCGATCGTTAGTCAATATCCTAACCTATTTACCGAGGTTCGGGGATGGGGCTTAATTAATGGCTTAGAATTGCAAGAAAACATTCAATTAACCTCTCCTGATATCGTCAAAGCAGCGATGGAAGAAGGGTTATTATTAGCCCCCGCAGGACCGAAAGTCTTGCGTTTTGTTCCCCCGCTAATTGTCTCTGAAAATGAGGTAGAGGAAGCGGTAGACATTCTTGGAAAAGTCATCGCTAACATAAATCAGTAA
- the tsaB gene encoding tRNA (adenosine(37)-N6)-threonylcarbamoyltransferase complex dimerization subunit type 1 TsaB: MSDLNPNQYALGLHTTSLQLGLSLINFARETRSETWDIDRELSTYLHQYLMKFIHPQTWQDLTFIAVAKGPGSFTSSRIGVVTARTLAQQLNIPLFGISTLAAWVWFNQDHYPPNSLIPVQMKASRGQLYVAIYQKMNQGQTLSPILADTVMNPETWVQTLKDYNIDSEVLVSPPALGNTVTSLLDLAYYDWQQGKRPHWSEVIPFYGMSVIS; encoded by the coding sequence ATGTCTGATCTTAACCCTAATCAATATGCCCTCGGTCTTCATACTACCAGTCTTCAATTAGGATTGAGTTTGATCAATTTTGCTCGTGAAACCCGTTCTGAAACTTGGGATATTGATCGGGAATTATCAACCTATTTACATCAATATTTAATGAAGTTTATTCATCCTCAAACTTGGCAAGATTTAACTTTTATTGCTGTGGCAAAAGGACCAGGTAGTTTTACAAGTAGTCGAATAGGTGTCGTAACTGCACGGACGTTAGCACAACAATTAAATATTCCGCTTTTTGGCATTTCAACCTTAGCTGCTTGGGTTTGGTTTAATCAAGATCATTATCCCCCTAATTCACTTATTCCTGTTCAAATGAAAGCGTCACGGGGTCAATTATATGTGGCGATTTATCAAAAGATGAATCAAGGTCAAACCTTAAGCCCTATTTTAGCAGATACAGTCATGAATCCTGAGACTTGGGTACAAACATTAAAGGACTATAATATTGATAGTGAAGTATTAGTGAGTCCTCCCGCATTAGGCAATACTGTTACCAGTCTTCTCGACCTAGCTTACTATGATTGGCAACAAGGAAAACGTCCCCATTGGTCAGAAGTTATTCCTTTTTATGGGATGTCTGTGATATCTTAA
- a CDS encoding DUF29 domain-containing protein, whose protein sequence is MNQISIEISEPGLSVNKTEQLIYDEDFYQWTIQQSQALRDRHLELLDWDNLIEEIEALGREELHAVESYLKQLIAHRFKLQYVDDDYCRKGWQKEINTFKDGIEDRLTNSLKNKINLEKVYQRARRDVLLDYPELKEKLPKNSPYSLDEWLN, encoded by the coding sequence ATGAATCAGATATCAATTGAAATCAGTGAACCTGGACTATCTGTCAATAAAACAGAGCAATTAATCTATGATGAAGACTTTTATCAATGGACAATCCAACAATCTCAAGCGTTACGCGATCGCCATTTAGAATTATTGGACTGGGATAACTTAATAGAGGAGATAGAAGCATTGGGAAGAGAAGAACTCCATGCGGTGGAAAGTTATCTTAAACAACTGATTGCCCATCGGTTTAAACTACAATATGTGGATGATGACTATTGTCGTAAAGGATGGCAAAAAGAAATTAATACCTTTAAAGATGGTATTGAAGATCGCTTAACCAATTCTCTTAAAAATAAAATTAACCTAGAAAAAGTGTATCAACGCGCTAGAAGAGATGTTTTACTAGATTATCCAGAACTTAAAGAAAAACTTCCTAAAAATTCTCCCTATTCTCTCGATGAATGGCTCAATTAA
- a CDS encoding DNA adenine methylase: MNGSIKVMIARSKNKSNKNNLIKSPLRYPGGKSRAIKQISEQLPQTFLDYREPFVGGGSVFIYLKQIYPNLTIWINDLNPEVYLFWKIAQSELKELVTALRKIKSTCTDGRQLFEELTSVNVQDLSDLERAVRFFVLNRITFSGTIESGGFSQQSFLTRFTDSSIDRLESLQTILKDIKITNLDYSEVIQTQGKDVFIFLDPPYFTATKSKLYGKDGDLHTSFDHQRFAKTIRNCQHQWLITYDNSPEIRKNFQDFTIIDWELQYGMNNYQQGKAEKGKEIFIRNYHLSPNLSSNAGQYQQLSLKF, translated from the coding sequence ATGAATGGCTCAATTAAAGTCATGATTGCTCGTTCTAAAAATAAGTCAAACAAAAACAATTTAATCAAAAGTCCCCTGCGCTATCCGGGTGGAAAATCAAGGGCAATTAAACAAATTAGCGAACAACTTCCTCAAACATTTTTAGACTATCGAGAACCGTTTGTTGGGGGTGGTTCAGTGTTTATTTACCTTAAACAGATCTATCCTAATCTGACTATTTGGATCAATGATCTTAACCCAGAAGTCTATCTATTTTGGAAAATAGCTCAATCTGAGCTTAAAGAATTAGTCACTGCTTTACGAAAGATTAAATCAACTTGCACTGATGGTAGACAATTATTTGAAGAATTAACCTCAGTTAATGTTCAAGACTTATCCGACTTAGAAAGAGCCGTCCGCTTTTTTGTTCTTAATCGGATTACTTTTTCAGGGACAATAGAATCGGGGGGATTTTCTCAGCAATCTTTTCTAACACGGTTTACCGATTCATCAATTGATCGCTTAGAAAGTTTACAAACTATTTTAAAAGATATCAAAATAACCAATTTAGATTATAGCGAAGTCATTCAAACTCAAGGGAAAGATGTCTTTATTTTTTTAGATCCTCCCTATTTTACTGCGACAAAATCAAAATTATATGGTAAAGATGGAGACTTACATACCTCATTTGATCATCAAAGATTTGCTAAAACGATAAGAAATTGTCAACATCAATGGTTGATTACCTATGATAACTCACCAGAAATTAGAAAAAACTTTCAAGACTTTACCATTATTGATTGGGAATTACAATACGGGATGAATAACTATCAACAAGGTAAAGCAGAAAAAGGGAAGGAGATTTTTATTAGAAATTATCATCTTAGTCCCAATTTATCGAGCAATGCGGGGCAATATCAACAATTATCATTAAAATTTTAA
- a CDS encoding DMT family transporter codes for MSPSPWKIGLILTIGVLAVSTSAIFICLSINAANVSGVEFSLFLAASRVIIASTVLLPTWRNLPQISVPRSAYYYAIAAGIALAGHFATWITSLSFTSIVASTTLVTTTPVWVSLISWLWFHEKLTKRTILGIIIALAGGMVITLGGDNASIKVSNSLLGNSLAILGAWTASFYLVWGQKAQKQGFRIGSYIAIVYTTAAIVLFPLPLFLGNGYLGYPNEVYIYVILMAVFSQLIGHTSFNWAVRWISPTLVTLAILFEPVGASFLGFLLLGEVPSLFVLGGAIILLIGVIMAVLGSKKN; via the coding sequence ATGTCCCCCTCTCCTTGGAAAATTGGCTTAATTTTAACCATTGGTGTCCTAGCGGTTTCCACGTCAGCTATTTTCATTTGCTTGTCCATTAACGCTGCTAACGTATCAGGGGTGGAATTTAGCCTATTTCTGGCTGCTTCTCGTGTTATAATTGCTTCGACGGTGTTACTTCCAACTTGGCGCAATTTGCCTCAAATATCCGTTCCCCGTTCTGCTTACTATTATGCCATTGCTGCCGGAATTGCTCTCGCTGGCCACTTTGCTACTTGGATAACCTCTCTTTCGTTTACCTCGATTGTTGCTTCAACAACCCTAGTCACAACAACTCCTGTTTGGGTATCGCTTATTTCTTGGCTATGGTTTCATGAAAAACTGACTAAACGGACGATTTTAGGGATTATAATTGCCTTAGCCGGAGGAATGGTCATTACTCTAGGAGGAGATAACGCAAGCATAAAGGTCAGTAATTCCTTGTTAGGCAATAGCTTAGCAATTTTAGGAGCTTGGACGGCAAGTTTTTATCTTGTTTGGGGACAGAAGGCACAAAAGCAAGGATTTAGGATAGGAAGTTATATTGCGATTGTTTATACAACAGCAGCGATAGTGCTTTTTCCCTTGCCATTGTTCCTCGGTAATGGTTATTTAGGATACCCTAACGAAGTTTATATTTATGTTATCCTAATGGCAGTTTTTTCGCAATTAATCGGTCATACAAGTTTTAATTGGGCGGTTAGATGGATATCACCAACGTTAGTTACCCTAGCCATTTTATTTGAACCCGTGGGAGCAAGTTTTTTGGGGTTTTTATTGTTAGGGGAAGTCCCAAGCTTATTTGTTTTAGGGGGAGCTATTATCTTATTAATAGGAGTTATTATGGCTGTTTTAGGTTCTAAAAAAAACTAA
- a CDS encoding formylglycine-generating enzyme family protein produces MDTQLLSFEFEVVTVNKTGDIIKRDRQTTLYYVEELTPEISLEMIAIPGETFLMGTCQNEAGFLGSQIPRHWVTVKPFWITKYPITQAQWQVVSTFPQVNLSLNPYPSNFLGENRPVEQISWHEAKEFCARLSQFSQRCYYLPSEAQWEYACRGTLSSPFHFGETITTDLANYSGVNWEYNGKLCSQGFYGNGPLGEDRRETTTVGFFQVANHFGLYDLHGNVREWCEDVWHPNYVGAPTNAIPWITGGDETKRIVRGGSWNGSPHKCRSAYRGKFDPNASLYDIGFRVVYY; encoded by the coding sequence ATGGATACTCAACTATTATCCTTTGAATTTGAGGTAGTCACAGTTAATAAAACAGGTGACATAATTAAACGCGATCGCCAAACAACGCTTTATTATGTTGAAGAATTAACCCCTGAGATTAGCTTAGAAATGATTGCCATTCCTGGGGAAACTTTTTTGATGGGAACTTGTCAAAATGAAGCAGGATTTTTAGGATCTCAAATTCCTCGACACTGGGTAACAGTTAAACCGTTTTGGATTACTAAATATCCTATCACGCAAGCGCAATGGCAAGTTGTCTCGACTTTCCCCCAAGTTAATTTATCGCTTAACCCCTATCCGTCTAATTTTTTGGGAGAAAATCGTCCTGTAGAACAAATTTCTTGGCACGAAGCTAAGGAATTTTGCGCGAGGTTATCCCAATTTAGTCAGCGTTGTTATTATCTTCCCAGTGAGGCACAATGGGAGTATGCTTGTCGGGGAACCTTGAGTAGTCCTTTTCATTTTGGAGAAACCATTACTACTGATTTAGCTAATTATTCGGGGGTAAATTGGGAATATAATGGCAAATTGTGTAGTCAGGGTTTTTATGGAAATGGACCTTTAGGTGAAGATCGTCGCGAAACAACAACCGTGGGTTTCTTTCAAGTGGCTAATCATTTTGGATTGTATGATCTTCATGGTAATGTGAGAGAATGGTGTGAAGATGTTTGGCATCCTAATTATGTTGGTGCTCCAACGAATGCCATTCCCTGGATAACGGGAGGGGATGAAACAAAACGCATTGTACGAGGAGGATCTTGGAATGGAAGTCCCCACAAATGTCGTTCCGCTTATCGAGGAAAATTTGATCCAAATGCGTCCCTTTATGATATCGGTTTTCGAGTGGTTTATTATTAA
- the recN gene encoding DNA repair protein RecN, which produces MLSLLQIKNFTLVDQLTLQFGQGLNVLTGETGAGKSIILDAIDTVLGGKVNNRLIRQGMQQASLEATFQGDTTLNEWLHQQEIEPLDDGTIVCYRELILTGETLRSRSRINGVMVNLQVMGQLRDRLVEITAQGQTVQLMDSTRQRELLDLYGGTTLLKQRDRVEIAYENWKLVEKALEKRRQSEKDRLQRLDLLDYQLKELSEAELTDPDEVEHLEQERDRLSHVVDLQQLSYQTYQLLYQNDSGDPAIADQLAETENLLTTMAEYDNKIEPILEMIRSALTQVVEAGQQINSYGDALEADPERLTEVEERINLLRRICRKYGPSLGDVINYYQKLQDELAELTDNQQSIEQLEKDYKIAQETLEKASQELTQLRQQAATKLEKQLVQELKPLAMDKVIFVCQISPCSPTPSGSDKVVFYFSPNPGEKIQPLSSTASGGEMSRFLLALKACFTKSEKRSGTLIFDEIDAGVSGKVAQAIGEKLHQLSHQYQILCVTHQPLVAAMADNHFRVSKQIIEESSELLNAENESLNLPEIRTVVRVMALDNLQTRKEELAQLTGGNSAKDAIEFAQSLLAKAELYRLGKR; this is translated from the coding sequence ATGCTCTCTCTATTGCAGATTAAGAATTTTACCTTGGTAGACCAACTTACGTTACAGTTTGGGCAGGGGTTGAATGTGCTCACAGGAGAAACTGGGGCTGGTAAGTCCATTATCCTCGATGCGATCGATACCGTTTTAGGGGGCAAAGTCAATAATCGCCTCATCCGTCAAGGAATGCAACAAGCATCCCTGGAAGCAACCTTTCAAGGGGACACTACCTTAAATGAGTGGTTACACCAGCAAGAAATTGAACCCCTTGATGATGGGACTATTGTCTGTTATCGGGAGTTGATCCTGACGGGGGAAACCTTGCGATCGCGATCGCGGATCAATGGGGTAATGGTGAATTTACAAGTTATGGGACAATTGCGCGATCGCTTGGTGGAAATTACAGCCCAAGGTCAAACCGTTCAATTGATGGACTCTACCCGACAACGAGAACTATTAGACTTGTATGGGGGAACAACTCTCCTTAAACAACGGGATAGAGTAGAAATTGCTTATGAAAACTGGAAATTAGTTGAAAAAGCTCTAGAAAAACGCCGTCAATCAGAAAAAGATAGATTACAACGCCTAGATTTATTAGATTATCAATTAAAAGAACTTTCCGAAGCCGAATTAACCGACCCCGATGAAGTCGAACACCTTGAACAAGAACGCGATCGCCTCTCCCATGTCGTGGACTTGCAACAATTAAGCTATCAAACCTACCAACTGCTCTATCAAAATGATAGCGGAGACCCTGCGATCGCCGATCAATTGGCAGAGACGGAAAATCTCTTGACAACTATGGCAGAATATGATAACAAAATCGAGCCTATTTTAGAGATGATCCGATCCGCGTTAACCCAGGTGGTGGAAGCGGGACAGCAGATTAATAGCTATGGAGACGCTTTAGAAGCCGATCCCGAACGATTAACCGAAGTAGAGGAAAGAATTAACCTATTAAGACGGATTTGCCGTAAATATGGACCAAGTTTAGGAGACGTAATTAATTATTATCAAAAATTACAGGATGAATTAGCCGAATTAACGGATAATCAACAGTCAATAGAACAGTTGGAAAAAGACTATAAAATTGCTCAAGAAACTTTAGAAAAAGCCTCTCAAGAATTGACTCAATTACGGCAACAAGCAGCAACAAAATTAGAAAAACAATTAGTTCAAGAATTGAAACCCTTAGCGATGGATAAGGTGATTTTCGTTTGTCAAATTAGTCCTTGTTCTCCTACCCCTAGTGGGAGTGATAAAGTGGTGTTTTATTTCAGTCCTAACCCTGGGGAAAAAATTCAACCCCTTTCGAGTACTGCATCGGGGGGAGAAATGAGTCGATTTCTATTAGCATTAAAAGCTTGTTTTACTAAGTCAGAAAAGCGATCCGGGACATTGATTTTTGATGAAATTGATGCCGGAGTATCGGGAAAAGTGGCTCAAGCGATCGGGGAAAAATTACATCAATTGAGTCATCAATATCAGATTTTATGCGTCACCCATCAACCTCTAGTCGCAGCTATGGCTGATAATCATTTTCGAGTGAGTAAGCAAATAATTGAGGAATCTTCGGAGTTGTTAAACGCAGAAAATGAGTCATTAAATCTCCCCGAAATTCGGACAGTTGTTCGAGTTATGGCTTTAGATAATTTACAAACCAGAAAAGAGGAATTAGCACAATTAACGGGAGGAAATTCGGCTAAAGATGCCATAGAATTTGCTCAGTCGTTATTAGCTAAAGCAGAATTATATCGCTTGGGAAAGCGTTAA